A genomic window from Nicotiana sylvestris chromosome 11, ASM39365v2, whole genome shotgun sequence includes:
- the LOC138881857 gene encoding uncharacterized protein: MKNLAAELKKLISRVQGVKGSKRIEGLNYEDLCIQPDVKLPEGYKPPKFEMFDGTGNPRVHLRTYCDKLIGVGKDKKIRMKLFMRSLKGDALYWYISQDPKKWSNWVGMASNFMDRFRFNTENAPDVFYIQKLKKKPTETFREYATRWRSEAAKVRPALEEEQMKRFFVWAQEPQYYERLMLIEG; this comes from the coding sequence ATGAAGAATCtggctgcggaactcaagaagctgatTAGCAGAGTTCAGGGTGTTAAAGGAAGCAAGAGGATCGAGGGATTGAATTACGAAGAcctttgcattcagccagatgtcaaactgcctgaggggtacaaacctcccaagttcgagatgttcgatggCACCGGGAATCCCAGAGttcatttgaggacatattgcgacaagctgatcggagtaggaaaggataaaaagattcgcatgaagctctttatgagaagtctgaaaggggatgctctatattggtacattagccaagacccaaaGAAGTGGTCGAACTGGGTGGGTATGGCGTCTAATTTCATGGACAGATTCAGATTCAACACGGAGAACGCAccagatgtattctacatccagaaattaaagaagaaacctacagagacattccgcgagtatgctactcgttggagatcagaagctgctaaggtcaggccggctttagaagaagaacaaatgaaaagGTTTTTTGTCTGGGCTCAAGaaccacaatattatgagaggttgatgttgattgaaggCTAG